Proteins co-encoded in one Flavivirga eckloniae genomic window:
- a CDS encoding SsrA-binding protein translates to MQKQVFKFLAKVNKMILPSYSKRRLDLAKANKLQMAIIGWRWFVTKNALD, encoded by the coding sequence ATGCAAAAGCAAGTATTTAAATTTTTAGCGAAGGTTAATAAAATGATTTTACCCAGTTATTCTAAACGACGATTAGATCTAGCCAAAGCAAATAAACTTCAAATGGCTATTATTGGTTGGAGGTGGTTTGTTACTAAAAACGCCTTAGATTAA
- a CDS encoding BlaI/MecI/CopY family transcriptional regulator, which translates to MEKLTNKEEEIMHILWKLEKAFVKDVLAEIKNDKPHYNTLSTIIRNLEEKGYVAYNAYGKTHQYYPIVSKEDYRKKFMNLAINNYFNNSYKNMVSFFAKEEKISIEELKEIIELIEKNK; encoded by the coding sequence ATGGAAAAACTAACAAACAAAGAAGAGGAAATCATGCACATTCTATGGAAGCTAGAAAAAGCTTTTGTTAAAGATGTGCTTGCAGAAATAAAAAACGATAAACCGCACTATAATACGTTGTCTACTATAATAAGAAATCTGGAAGAAAAAGGTTATGTAGCATATAACGCCTATGGTAAAACCCACCAATACTACCCTATTGTTAGCAAAGAGGATTACAGGAAAAAGTTTATGAATTTGGCCATAAATAATTATTTCAACAACTCTTATAAAAATATGGTGTCGTTTTTTGCTAAGGAAGAAAAGATTAGTATTGAAGAACTCAAAGAAATCATCGAATTAATCGAAAAAAATAAATAG
- a CDS encoding FecR family protein — protein sequence MKDSIIKEEDIWAYVSKSADEATRLKIEDWKHSTDFDEDLYNSIVKLYEITAESPYDTMVDVEAAKTEFFASVESKDKKHVGIRRYLKYASVIVLFVAIGGIVYQSLTTNMVTVATTYGEEKQITLADGSVVWLNAASKISYEKESPRTIQLDGEAFFEVAKDKTRPFTVETPDHVIVRALGTSFNVKAYPKNSYMETTLLTGKVEVTSKDYFKDRIIMLPNDHIKIVKANGKPIKSVIKNKQNVLAWRTGKMRFNNMSFKDIANELSNQLNVKLVFKNKKIEASKFTAIFKKSMPIEDILEILKTSKNFNYNLNKQTNEWIIK from the coding sequence ATGAAAGATAGTATAATAAAGGAAGAAGATATTTGGGCTTATGTCTCCAAAAGCGCAGACGAGGCTACAAGATTAAAAATAGAAGACTGGAAACATTCAACAGATTTTGATGAAGACTTATATAATTCAATAGTTAAGCTTTATGAAATTACAGCAGAAAGTCCATACGATACTATGGTTGATGTTGAGGCAGCCAAAACTGAATTTTTCGCCTCTGTAGAATCGAAGGATAAAAAGCATGTTGGTATAAGGAGGTATTTAAAATATGCTTCTGTAATCGTACTTTTTGTAGCTATAGGGGGAATCGTTTATCAAAGTTTAACCACTAATATGGTTACTGTAGCAACTACCTACGGAGAAGAAAAGCAAATAACGTTGGCTGATGGTTCGGTAGTTTGGTTAAATGCAGCGAGCAAAATTTCTTATGAAAAAGAATCACCCAGAACAATTCAATTAGACGGGGAAGCCTTTTTTGAGGTAGCAAAAGACAAAACGCGTCCCTTTACAGTTGAAACACCAGACCATGTTATTGTGAGAGCTTTAGGAACCAGTTTTAATGTTAAAGCTTATCCAAAAAACAGCTATATGGAAACCACATTGTTAACTGGAAAAGTAGAAGTAACTTCTAAAGATTACTTTAAAGACCGCATAATCATGCTCCCCAATGATCATATTAAAATTGTTAAAGCAAATGGAAAACCTATAAAATCCGTCATAAAAAACAAGCAAAATGTTTTAGCCTGGAGAACAGGTAAGATGCGGTTTAATAATATGTCGTTTAAAGACATCGCAAACGAGTTGAGTAACCAATTAAATGTAAAACTGGTATTTAAAAATAAAAAAATTGAAGCATCGAAGTTTACAGCAATATTTAAAAAATCAATGCCAATAGAAGATATTTTGGAAATTTTAAAAACCTCAAAAAACTTTAATTACAACCTAAACAAACAAACAAATGAGTGGATAATAAAATAA
- a CDS encoding calcium/sodium antiporter, with amino-acid sequence MSILWVILGFTLLVIGGEFLVRSSVALSFKFSISKMVIGMTVVSFATSAPELLVSLQAALSGSPAIAINNVVGSNIANIGLVLGVTAMVGTISVDKSFYKLNWPVMMIFSIVLYYFLKNDNVLSALEGGILFIALSVFLYALIKKGKKDTKIEEVDDALAVVSNFKIILWLAIGALALYFGSEWLVEGSKEIARSVGVSEAVIGLSLIAIGTSVPELAASVIAAAKQEKAISLGNLIGSNIFNIASVLGLTSIIKPIPVTEPQILSNDIFWMLGFSFVLVPIIFLPKKLQISRAKGFFLVFAYGIFMFLIFTRG; translated from the coding sequence ATGAGTATACTTTGGGTAATCCTTGGTTTTACGTTATTGGTAATAGGAGGTGAGTTTCTTGTGCGCTCATCTGTAGCATTATCTTTTAAATTCAGTATATCCAAAATGGTGATTGGTATGACGGTGGTTTCTTTTGCAACCTCTGCTCCAGAACTTTTGGTAAGTCTGCAAGCAGCATTATCGGGATCGCCGGCTATAGCAATTAATAATGTAGTGGGGTCTAATATCGCCAATATCGGTTTGGTATTGGGGGTTACAGCCATGGTAGGAACCATTTCGGTAGACAAATCATTTTATAAGCTTAATTGGCCGGTTATGATGATCTTTTCTATCGTGTTATATTATTTTCTTAAAAACGATAATGTACTTTCAGCACTGGAAGGCGGTATTTTATTTATAGCCCTTAGTGTTTTTTTATATGCTTTAATTAAAAAAGGAAAGAAGGATACAAAAATAGAAGAGGTAGACGACGCTTTGGCTGTAGTCTCAAATTTTAAAATAATACTTTGGCTGGCTATTGGAGCATTAGCTTTATATTTTGGAAGTGAATGGCTGGTAGAAGGCTCGAAAGAAATTGCACGTTCGGTAGGCGTTAGCGAAGCTGTAATAGGGCTGTCGTTAATTGCTATCGGGACAAGTGTTCCAGAATTAGCAGCATCGGTTATTGCAGCAGCAAAACAGGAAAAAGCTATTTCTTTAGGGAATTTAATAGGCTCCAACATTTTTAATATAGCATCTGTATTGGGGTTAACCTCTATAATAAAACCCATTCCGGTTACAGAACCTCAAATACTGTCTAATGATATTTTTTGGATGCTAGGTTTTAGTTTTGTTTTAGTACCAATAATATTCTTACCAAAGAAGTTGCAAATAAGTAGGGCAAAAGGTTTTTTCTTGGTTTTTGCTTACGGTATTTTTATGTTTTTAATATTTACTAGAGGTTAG
- a CDS encoding glutamine synthetase beta-grasp domain-containing protein, with translation MAKIKLEYLWLDGYKPTQNLRSKTKVEEHENFKGTLEELGNWSFDGSSTQQAEGGSSDCLLKPVAIYPDPARINGYLVMTEVLNADGTPHESNARATIDDNDNDFWFGFEQEYFIMDTHTQLPLGFPIGGYPGPQGMYYCSVGGKNTHGRDFVEEHANLCIDAGLNFEGINQEVASGQWEFQLFAKGAKKAGDEIWVARYLLDRLTEKYGYYIEYHPKPVKGDWNGSGMHANFSNTTLRTCGSQEVYEKICEAFRPVTKEHIEVYGEFNDQRLTGLHETASINDFSYGISDRGASIRIPIITVEKGWKGWLEDRRPASNGDPYKIAGRIVTTVKSANI, from the coding sequence ATGGCAAAAATTAAATTAGAGTACCTTTGGTTAGATGGTTACAAGCCAACTCAAAATTTGAGAAGTAAAACAAAGGTAGAAGAGCATGAGAACTTTAAAGGAACATTAGAAGAATTAGGTAACTGGTCTTTTGACGGTTCATCTACACAACAAGCAGAAGGAGGATCTTCAGACTGTTTACTAAAACCTGTTGCAATTTACCCAGACCCTGCTCGTATTAATGGATATTTAGTAATGACGGAAGTTTTAAATGCTGATGGAACTCCGCACGAATCTAATGCAAGAGCGACTATTGATGATAATGATAATGATTTCTGGTTTGGATTTGAGCAAGAATATTTTATCATGGATACGCATACGCAATTACCTTTAGGATTCCCAATTGGAGGATATCCTGGACCTCAAGGTATGTACTACTGCTCTGTTGGTGGAAAAAACACTCACGGTAGAGATTTCGTAGAAGAGCATGCGAATTTATGTATTGATGCTGGTTTAAACTTCGAAGGTATTAACCAAGAGGTTGCTAGTGGTCAGTGGGAATTCCAATTGTTTGCTAAGGGTGCTAAAAAAGCCGGTGATGAAATTTGGGTTGCTAGATATTTACTAGATAGATTAACTGAAAAATACGGATACTACATTGAGTACCACCCAAAACCTGTAAAAGGAGACTGGAATGGTTCTGGTATGCACGCAAACTTCTCTAACACGACTTTAAGAACTTGTGGTTCTCAAGAAGTTTACGAGAAAATATGTGAAGCGTTTAGACCTGTTACTAAAGAGCATATTGAAGTTTACGGTGAGTTTAACGACCAACGTTTAACTGGTTTACACGAAACTGCTTCTATTAACGATTTCTCTTATGGAATCTCTGATAGAGGGGCATCAATCCGTATTCCTATTATTACTGTAGAAAAAGGATGGAAAGGATGGTTAGAAGACAGAAGACCTGCTTCAAACGGAGATCCTTACAAAATTGCTGGTAGAATTGTTACAACAGTTAAATCTGCCAACATATAA
- a CDS encoding TonB-dependent receptor — protein sequence MKIKQLAVSLKMERISKRSIFLMKLTCTIYLVCCLQLIALNSFSQNKITLKRNHVSLQSILNDIESQTNYSFVFNNDDIDVLQKFSIDVLEKDITSTIDLLLRKTQIVYKLKDELVILTSKKSKKENHTISGTVKDAATGETLLGANIIIKGNNIGATTNEYGFYSLTLPQGDYTIQVSYLGYTSIEEVIELNGNLKRIFELQPASNELDEVVVTSDNKSKSQVHNVLSGVSNLKVEGIKQLPAFFGEPDINRAVLTLSGVSSVGEGTAGFNVRGGNIDQNLVLLDEAPLYISSHMWGLFSVVNADGIKDMTLYKGSIPARYGGRGSSVMDIRLKEGNTKEFKGEGGLGTLFSRLTVEGPLVDEKLNFLVSGRRSYFDLFFPLLGDGFKGSKAFFYDLNTKVSWNINTNNKLYISGYFGADVMKIDEVDFTGNSQEPKSTTDFRWKNTTATIRWNHLFSSKLFMNLSAIYSSYTYGLITKNSDGIVEVKTPRSFKWSSGVENWILKPDFTFYTNPNTKMRFGINSTFYKFNPAELSSVEEGFNPAGFNPERGLEIAPYYEIEKNWTKWSFNLGLRYSWFGNMGPNEVAFYNPDFPLAVDTIEDTKEYKGGDIIKSYSGFEPRFSLKYNLNNRKSFKIGYNRNFQYIHLISNTAAVLPFDIWKPSGTYIKPLEVNQISGGYNYDTPNKRYNMSIEAYYKTFKNFVEYKNGADLFLNKNIETQLLPAKGYAYGLEFGFYKNRGKLTGNLNYTYSVTKRRTISEFNTENINNGRYYPSNHDRPHLLNFTAKYKLGKKWDLGTFFTYQTGRPITVVTGRLNLDDEPYLTYSDRNAFRVRDTHRMDISFTYKPKGNPDTKWQSSWSFGVYNVYGRKNVFSQHASFTNDYEIRNYRLQTFEFSVFAAPVPFVTYNFKF from the coding sequence ATGAAAATAAAACAACTTGCTGTTTCATTAAAAATGGAGCGCATTTCAAAACGAAGTATTTTTTTAATGAAATTAACATGTACTATATATTTGGTATGCTGTTTACAACTTATAGCCCTAAATAGCTTTTCCCAAAATAAAATCACCCTAAAACGAAACCATGTTTCTTTACAATCTATCCTTAATGATATAGAATCGCAAACCAATTATAGTTTTGTATTTAATAATGATGATATTGATGTACTACAAAAGTTTAGCATAGATGTTCTGGAAAAAGATATTACTTCTACTATCGATTTGTTGTTACGTAAAACACAAATAGTCTATAAGCTTAAAGATGAACTCGTAATTCTTACAAGTAAAAAAAGTAAAAAAGAAAACCATACCATAAGTGGCACCGTAAAGGATGCTGCTACAGGAGAAACTTTGCTTGGTGCAAATATTATTATAAAAGGAAATAATATAGGTGCTACCACCAACGAATATGGGTTTTACTCCTTAACCTTACCACAGGGTGATTATACCATACAGGTTTCCTATTTAGGTTATACCTCCATAGAAGAAGTTATTGAATTGAATGGTAATTTAAAACGGATTTTCGAGCTCCAACCTGCATCCAATGAGTTGGATGAAGTGGTTGTAACGTCAGATAATAAAAGTAAAAGCCAGGTACATAATGTGCTGTCTGGAGTAAGCAATTTAAAGGTAGAGGGCATTAAACAATTACCCGCTTTTTTCGGAGAACCGGATATAAACAGGGCCGTTTTAACACTGTCAGGAGTATCTTCGGTAGGAGAGGGGACAGCTGGCTTTAATGTAAGGGGAGGAAATATTGACCAAAATCTTGTTTTGCTTGACGAAGCTCCATTATATATATCATCCCATATGTGGGGACTCTTTTCGGTTGTAAACGCCGATGGTATTAAAGATATGACACTTTATAAAGGAAGCATTCCTGCGAGATATGGAGGTCGAGGGTCTTCGGTAATGGATATTCGATTAAAAGAAGGTAATACTAAAGAATTTAAAGGAGAAGGTGGGTTGGGGACTTTGTTTTCAAGGTTAACAGTGGAAGGACCGTTAGTAGATGAAAAATTGAATTTTTTGGTGTCTGGGCGTAGATCATATTTCGATTTGTTTTTTCCTCTTTTAGGAGATGGTTTTAAAGGATCAAAAGCATTTTTTTATGATTTAAACACTAAAGTATCTTGGAATATTAATACGAACAATAAGTTATACATTTCTGGATATTTTGGAGCAGATGTTATGAAGATTGATGAAGTTGATTTTACAGGAAACTCTCAGGAACCAAAGTCAACTACAGATTTTAGATGGAAAAACACTACTGCAACCATACGCTGGAATCATCTTTTCTCAAGTAAATTATTCATGAATCTATCTGCTATATATAGTAGCTATACGTATGGTTTAATTACTAAGAATAGTGATGGTATTGTTGAAGTTAAGACACCTCGATCTTTTAAATGGAGTTCGGGAGTAGAAAATTGGATTTTAAAACCAGATTTTACTTTTTATACTAATCCAAACACGAAAATGAGGTTTGGTATTAATAGTACATTTTACAAATTTAATCCAGCAGAATTATCCAGCGTAGAAGAAGGTTTTAATCCAGCAGGTTTTAATCCGGAAAGAGGTTTGGAAATTGCACCTTATTATGAGATAGAAAAAAACTGGACTAAATGGTCATTTAATTTAGGTTTGCGTTATTCTTGGTTTGGAAATATGGGACCGAATGAAGTTGCATTTTATAACCCGGATTTCCCATTAGCTGTCGATACTATTGAAGATACAAAGGAATATAAAGGAGGAGACATTATTAAAAGTTATTCCGGTTTTGAGCCTCGTTTTTCGTTGAAGTATAATTTAAATAATCGAAAATCATTTAAAATAGGATACAATAGGAACTTCCAATATATCCACCTTATATCTAACACAGCTGCAGTCTTGCCTTTTGATATATGGAAACCATCAGGAACTTATATAAAACCGTTAGAAGTAAATCAGATATCCGGTGGCTATAATTATGATACGCCTAACAAAAGGTATAATATGTCTATAGAAGCGTATTATAAAACGTTTAAAAACTTTGTGGAATATAAAAATGGAGCCGATTTATTTTTAAATAAAAATATAGAAACGCAATTACTCCCTGCAAAAGGTTATGCTTATGGTTTGGAATTTGGTTTTTATAAAAACCGAGGTAAGCTAACAGGTAATTTAAATTATACCTATTCTGTGACTAAACGAAGAACAATTAGTGAGTTTAATACAGAAAATATAAATAATGGAAGGTATTATCCATCTAACCACGACAGGCCGCATTTGCTCAATTTTACTGCGAAGTATAAACTTGGGAAAAAATGGGATTTAGGTACGTTTTTTACCTATCAAACAGGTAGACCCATAACAGTAGTTACTGGAAGGTTGAATCTTGATGATGAGCCTTATTTAACCTATTCAGATAGGAATGCTTTTCGAGTTCGGGATACGCACAGAATGGATATTTCTTTTACATATAAACCAAAAGGTAATCCAGATACTAAATGGCAAAGTAGTTGGAGCTTTGGGGTTTACAATGTATATGGTCGTAAAAACGTCTTTTCTCAACATGCTTCATTTACAAATGATTACGAAATAAGGAACTATCGTTTACAAACGTTTGAATTCTCGGTATTTGCAGCTCCAGTGCCTTTTGTAACCTATAACTTTAAATTTTAA
- a CDS encoding DUF4249 family protein — MKPINQISIYILVSLMLASCTTEIPNDINFEPQVFISGAITDEKEYVTIKIQRTVPVNNLGNDPINNAQISLYTKNVSGDRELVTSSFNSAEGIYKSSEMITSIVGNTYWIEIQLADGTFFKSDEEVLKEKIIISDVELTYDYNRVTFADPVDDANFYLISLKVIDHQDPDPEKFSKTLGLTNDVLFNGSDKATFDDSYHLYGTPRNLDVHVSISNLNFNTYQYYLNQLDQYEAQIGIGVEEGTNDIGLLFLPPPPNLIGNIMNMTTNTRALGFFGVQNTTKFVKTY, encoded by the coding sequence ATGAAACCAATAAATCAAATATCAATATACATATTAGTGTCTTTAATGTTAGCTAGTTGTACAACCGAAATTCCAAATGATATTAATTTTGAACCTCAAGTATTTATCTCTGGAGCCATTACCGATGAAAAAGAGTATGTTACCATTAAAATACAGCGAACCGTTCCGGTTAATAATCTAGGTAATGACCCAATAAATAATGCTCAAATTTCATTATACACAAAAAATGTATCTGGGGATAGAGAGTTGGTTACTAGCTCTTTTAATAGTGCAGAAGGAATATACAAAAGTTCTGAAATGATAACTTCTATAGTAGGAAACACATATTGGATAGAAATACAATTAGCTGATGGCACTTTTTTTAAATCTGATGAAGAAGTTCTAAAAGAAAAAATAATTATTAGCGATGTTGAGCTAACATATGATTATAATAGAGTAACTTTTGCAGATCCTGTTGATGATGCTAATTTTTATTTAATAAGTTTAAAGGTTATTGATCATCAAGATCCAGACCCAGAAAAATTCTCAAAAACTCTTGGGCTTACCAATGATGTGCTTTTTAATGGAAGTGACAAAGCTACTTTTGATGATAGCTATCATCTTTATGGTACCCCACGAAATTTAGATGTACATGTTAGTATTTCAAATCTCAATTTTAATACCTACCAGTATTACCTCAATCAATTAGACCAATATGAAGCTCAAATAGGGATTGGAGTAGAAGAAGGAACAAATGATATAGGTCTTTTGTTTTTACCGCCGCCACCAAACCTGATTGGGAATATTATGAACATGACTACCAATACCAGAGCACTTGGTTTTTTTGGAGTTCAGAATACAACCAAATTTGTAAAAACTTATTAG
- a CDS encoding M56 family metallopeptidase: MEYLLKVSAVITIFYIIYKVFLQRDTFFESNRGFLLLGLLVSFSVPFLIIPIYTEYTPVSAPISITSYDNSLDSMVVESKAIAEPFNILDYLPLVYVIGVIFFFIRFAIQLISLSKLIFKNKSERQSRLKFIKTSSTISPFSFFNWVVYNPDQFNDTELNQIITHEKVHAQQYHSIDILLAQISCIILWFNPFIWLYNKSIKQNLEFIADHITQCKLSCKKSYQTTLLKTSMPSHQMALSNNFYNSLIKKRIIMLHKSKSKKINLIKYAFVIPLLTIFLMSFNTSEVYVENPNLTSDTNTSLAQGVTSKNDIERFFIHNNFTDDKLEAFKTELKSKGFDFSFKELSRDHGNIITSIFLKVSKHGVHGEYRVSSHNPLETVVIEYHKTEKKFIINTLNFIEAQKRNSNNRDLIEIIIDNNTTISELVNKKKLLKEKHGIIFNFKVSEEKSAQNNDIPIFSYQIGKKGAMHGLETTPDNSLAIQYDPKTNSIFRHGINKNGDPTYGNVLYLDKQMIHLITRDYNAKSLKNISERLKEKDITATFTNVKRNDKGDIISVQIDAKSKYGHVEYNPDSGKPITPIAVSYFGKGKGLKIGPAPLSKDFNRKLSKASSKKNKIVLSSNDTFIANSKPGSGIIDELIKTFKGKAIYILDGNEITEKELRSIDENAINSINLLKDKSATKKYGDKGKNGVIEITTKKQKNKKIIFSGISNNAHPLYIIDGKEIKKEEVEDIIDHDDIETIRVIKNKSDIKKYGDKGKNGVVEITTKKEKNKKIIFSEINGNAHPLYILDGKEVKKEDLENTIDHDDIEAIKIIKNKSDLKKYGDKGKNGVVEITTKKE, translated from the coding sequence ATGGAATACTTATTAAAAGTCAGTGCCGTAATCACTATTTTTTATATTATTTATAAAGTTTTTTTACAACGCGATACCTTTTTTGAATCTAATAGAGGGTTTCTCTTATTAGGTTTATTAGTTTCATTTTCCGTTCCATTTTTAATAATACCAATTTATACCGAATACACGCCTGTTTCTGCCCCTATTTCGATTACAAGTTATGATAATAGCTTAGATAGTATGGTTGTTGAGAGCAAAGCCATAGCAGAACCATTTAATATTTTAGACTATCTCCCATTGGTCTATGTTATAGGTGTTATATTCTTTTTTATACGTTTTGCGATACAACTTATCTCACTATCAAAATTGATTTTTAAAAATAAAAGTGAAAGACAAAGTCGTTTAAAGTTTATAAAAACGAGCAGTACAATTTCTCCATTTTCATTTTTTAACTGGGTCGTTTATAATCCAGATCAATTTAACGACACAGAACTGAATCAAATCATTACGCACGAAAAAGTACACGCACAGCAATACCATTCTATCGATATTTTGCTAGCACAAATCTCTTGCATAATACTTTGGTTCAACCCCTTTATTTGGCTCTATAACAAAAGCATAAAACAAAATCTGGAATTTATAGCAGACCATATCACGCAATGTAAACTTAGTTGTAAAAAAAGCTATCAAACTACATTATTAAAAACCAGTATGCCATCTCATCAAATGGCTTTAAGCAATAATTTTTATAATTCATTAATCAAAAAACGAATCATTATGTTACACAAATCAAAATCGAAAAAAATTAATTTAATCAAGTATGCCTTTGTAATTCCTTTGCTTACGATATTTTTAATGAGTTTTAATACTAGTGAAGTTTATGTTGAAAACCCGAATTTGACCTCAGACACTAACACATCATTAGCACAAGGGGTTACGAGCAAAAATGATATTGAACGGTTTTTTATACACAATAATTTTACAGATGATAAGTTAGAAGCTTTTAAAACAGAGCTGAAAAGTAAAGGTTTCGATTTTAGCTTTAAAGAATTATCGCGAGATCACGGTAATATAATCACTTCCATATTTTTAAAAGTTAGTAAGCATGGTGTTCATGGTGAATATAGGGTATCTAGCCATAATCCCTTAGAAACTGTAGTTATTGAGTATCATAAAACCGAAAAAAAGTTTATTATTAATACATTAAACTTTATTGAAGCTCAAAAAAGAAATTCAAACAACCGGGATTTAATAGAAATTATAATTGATAACAATACAACTATTTCTGAACTGGTGAATAAAAAAAAGCTTCTAAAAGAAAAGCATGGTATTATTTTTAATTTTAAAGTATCGGAGGAAAAATCTGCACAAAACAATGATATACCTATATTTTCCTATCAAATAGGTAAAAAAGGAGCTATGCATGGTCTAGAAACGACTCCTGATAATTCTTTAGCCATTCAGTACGACCCAAAAACCAATTCCATATTCCGTCATGGGATTAATAAAAATGGTGATCCTACATATGGTAACGTTCTCTATCTTGATAAACAAATGATTCATTTGATTACTCGAGATTACAATGCCAAAAGCTTAAAAAACATTTCAGAAAGATTAAAAGAAAAAGATATTACGGCTACGTTTACTAATGTAAAACGCAATGACAAAGGTGATATTATTTCTGTTCAAATTGATGCTAAATCAAAATACGGCCATGTTGAATACAATCCAGATTCCGGTAAACCAATAACCCCAATAGCAGTTTCATACTTCGGTAAAGGAAAAGGTCTTAAAATTGGCCCTGCACCACTTTCTAAAGATTTTAATAGAAAACTTTCAAAAGCATCATCAAAAAAGAATAAGATCGTTCTTTCATCTAATGACACATTTATAGCCAATAGTAAACCAGGATCTGGTATCATAGACGAATTAATAAAGACATTTAAAGGTAAAGCGATATATATTCTAGATGGAAATGAAATTACCGAAAAAGAATTAAGATCAATAGATGAGAATGCAATAAATAGCATTAACCTTTTAAAAGATAAGTCTGCAACAAAAAAATATGGTGATAAAGGTAAAAATGGCGTAATAGAAATTACTACCAAAAAACAAAAAAACAAAAAAATTATATTTAGTGGAATAAGCAACAACGCTCATCCTCTTTATATTATAGATGGAAAAGAGATTAAAAAAGAGGAGGTTGAAGACATTATAGATCATGATGATATTGAAACCATAAGGGTCATAAAAAATAAATCTGATATTAAAAAATACGGCGATAAAGGCAAAAATGGTGTCGTAGAAATTACTACTAAGAAAGAAAAAAACAAAAAAATTATATTTAGTGAGATAAATGGCAACGCTCATCCTCTTTATATTTTAGATGGAAAAGAGGTTAAAAAAGAAGACTTAGAAAATACTATAGATCACGATGATATTGAAGCCATAAAGATCATAAAAAATAAATCTGATCTTAAAAAATACGGTGATAAAGGCAAAAACGGAGTTGTAGAAATTACTACCAAGAAAGAATAA